The window AGACTTGGCCTGCTCCACCGGTTGCTAAAATAGTTTTTTTAGCAAGGACTGGAAAAACTTCCCCAGTTTCAGTATCAACAATATAGGCACCATAACATCGTAATGGTAGGTTGTCTTTGTCTTTTAAATGATGTTTGGTGATTAAATCTACACAGGCATGGTTTTCTAAAATTCGGATATTTGGATTTGAATGGACGTTGTCGAGTAATGATTGTTCAACAGCACTTCCTGTTCGGTCAAGTGAATGGATGATCCTATTTTTACTATGACCACCTTCACGAGCCAAATCCAATTCACCAGTTTGGTTTCTGGTAAATGGTACCCCTAATTCTAAAAGTTCTTTGACTCGAGTGGGTCCTTCTTCTACCAAAACACGAACTGCTTCGAGATCACATAATCCAGCACCTGATTCCAAGGTGTCCTTGATGTGTTCTTCAAATTTGTCCTGATCGTCAAAAACAGAAGCAATACCACCTTGTGCATAGTTGGTATTGGATTCATAGTCAGCTTTTTTGGTGACAACAACGACCGAACCAAGCGGAGCCAATTTTAATGCGGTAAAGAGTCCACTCACTCCGCTTCCAATGATCAGGAAATCTGATTTAATTCGTGTCACATTCTATCCAATTGTATTCAAAATACTTTCAATAAAATCCCAATTAGGAATCTATGATTTTGTATTGATCATCCCTTCGATATAATCCAAACTTCGAATCAACATATAATCCGGTTTGATGGCATCATTGGAATGTTCTTTCAAATACGTATCTGCCTTTCCATTCTTTTTGGCATAGTCTTTGATCGCATTGATATTGAATCGAGACTTAACAACTCCTTCGTGAGGGATGAGTGGTAAGTGGTTCCACATATCTTCTTCACGGTATCGGAAAGGGAAGGTTCCATCTGCTTCTTCTGAAACTTCGATGTCTGGTGAGACTCCTACCACTTGGATGGTTTTTCCAGATGGAGAATAGTATCTCGCATTGGTAATTTTTAAGAGATAATTTGGATTATTATCTAATTTTTTGAGTGTTTGAACTGTTGCTTTTCCAAAGGTTCTTTCCCCAAGTAAAATTCCTCTTCCATGGTGTTGGATGGCACTGGCAACAATTTCAGATGCGGAGGCAGATTTAGAATTCATAAGAATTGCTAACGGTAGTTTTGTGATATCTTTGATTTTTGCAGGTTTTTCTTCATCACTTCTTCCAGGAGTTCTTGTAGAAACAATGATTCCTTTTTCGATAAACATATCTGCGATATCGACTGCTAAATCTAAATACCCACCAGAGTTACCACGTAAATCCAAAATAACGGCCTTAAGTGGTTTTCCATTCTCTTTTGCCGTTCTTTCCATTTCAGCAAGTGCATCTGCAATTTGAGTATCAATTGGTGGTTCCCCATTTCCAGGTTTTACAAATCCTGTCAGTTTGATATAAGCCACTTGTGGATTTTCTTTTACGAGATGGTAGGTAACATTTTTGATTGTGATTTTATCACGAATCACTTCGATATCAATTTTTCCTGTATTCCCTTTTCGAGAGATGGTTAACACAACTTTGGTGGCTTTAGGTCCTTTGATTTTTTTAACCACTTTATCAAGGGATAAATTTTTGATGAGTTTACCATCTACAGCCACAATGTTATCTCCACTGCGGATTCCGGCTTTGAGGGCCGGGCTACCTTCTAATGGATTTTCAACGATGACTTCTCGGCTTCCTCCACCAGAAAGGATAGCTCCGATTCCTTCAAAGGAACCATCGCTGATTTTGGACATGGATTCTTCCCAAACTTCCTCTAAAAATACATTGGAGTGTGGATCGAGAGAATTGAGATAACCATTTGCCGCCGCAACAAACACTTGTTCCATGCGGAACTCTTTTTTGTCTTCTTCCTCGTCATCGGGAAGTTCCCCATCAAGTTCTACTAATCCTTTTAAAACTGGAGTTTTGTATTTTTCTAAATTGTCTTGGATGTATGTAACGACTCGGTCAAAATCTTTTCTGGAAAAATTGATTTCTTCCCAACGTGCAGAGATGACTGATTTTTTTAATTTTTCTTTTTCGATCAGTTTTTTGAGCTCTGCATCTGATAACTTACGGTTTTCATTTTTTTTCCGTTTTTCTTTTTGGATTTTTTCCACCTGGGCATAATCAGGATCAAAAACTACAAATTTATCAGAAGGAGAGATTTTGAACGTAGTTCCTGGCCAAAGGTCCTCTTTATCGTCGTATTTTTCTCTCTCTTTAAAATAACTTTCCGGATAAATATAAAGCGGATGGGGTAAACTTAAAAAAGCAAAACTGGCTGCATCCGTGTAAGCTCGGTTGACATTGATGTGTTTGTCAATATACAGTTTGTCCACTGTTCGAATGACTGTTTCGAAGTCTACGTATGTGAAATTGGTCTCGCGGTTTTGCGCTTTTTTCGCTTCTGGTTCGCAGGAAATAAACCCAACTGGGAGGGCAAAACTTAGAAGGGTGAAAAAGGAAAGTAGATAAACAAATCGTTTCAATGGATCTCTCGTTTCGTGAATAGATTATCCTAAGAATTTCCGAATTTCCAGCGTAGGCAACACAAAAAAAATCGGGACAAATCTAGGACTCATGTATAACATAGACGGTGACATGCGCGCATTCGTTGTCCTGATTTTTGCCCTTTCCCTTGGGTTTTGTACCTCAGAGCCGGAAAAGAACCCAAACCGTGATCCTTACAGTTTGGAGACTCTTCTTTTTTTGGAGGAGGTTTTGCTTGATGTTTGGGAAAATCCTTCCGCAAAAGACGAAGCTATGTCCCGACTAAGATACGTTTGCCGAACAAAAGATACAGACGATGGGTATTTGTGTTATATGTGGGGTCTTCTCGAATACCATCGTGGCAACTACGCGGATAGTTATACTGGATTTCGGAAAGCATTGGAAAAAAATCCAAACGACACCCTCTATAAAAATATGTTGCGTATTTCCGCAGAAAAGTCCGGAAATTTGGGTGATTTAAAGGCACATTCTTACGATGGTGAGGTCCTTGCCACCATTTCGGAATTGCAAAAACAGTGTAGGGAAAACCAATCTCCATCGCTTCCAACCTTTCAGTTTTTAATCGAACGAGGAGTATTTACCAAAGACTCGTTACGACACGGGAGTTTTGCCATTTGTTTTCAAAAATTAGCCCCTGACGAACAAATCGTACTCCAAAAACTGATCAAAAATCCGAATCTATCTTACAAAGAAAGATTGTTTGCGGACCAAATGAAATCAGATCCCTTTACCAAAATTTGGGATACTTCCAGTTACTATCGAGGTGAGTTGGGGAAAGAAATGGTGGGGGCTACCCCTGGGGCCGTTACGGCAACTGTCTCCTCAAATGCAGAGACAAATCCCAAAAATACGGGCAGTCACAATCGTTCCGAGACCCAAATCACACAAGCTTGGAGAAAAGTCAAACTGGCAATCCTCTCGGGGAATGAAGCCCAAGCCAAAGAAGCCCTGAGACAATTTTTAGCGGAAGTGCAGATTGTGAAACGGAAAGGCAAAACAGAAGCATTCATGGCAACGGCTCTAGAACGAGCCGCCAAATTACTCATCGAACAAGACCCTCAGTTCACTCAGTTTCGTTCCCTAGCGAAAGAACTTTGAGATAGGATTTGACTGTCGTTTCTAAACCATCCACTAAACTTTGGGCCATCAAACGATGCCCAATGGAAACTTCTTTTAAGTAAGGAAGTTTTGCAAACACTCGTAGATTATTGGTATCCAAATCGTGTCCCGCATTCACAGCTAACCCTAGTTTGTTTGCCTCAATGGCGGCTCTTTGGTAATCAGTGAAAATTTCTTTTCCTTTTTCTTCCGAAAGATCGAAAGCATGTGCAAAAGGACCTGTATAGAGTTCAATTCGTTCGGCACCAAGGGCAACCACTTGGTCATAAAACGTAAAATCGGTTTCCATAAACAAAGAAACACGGATCCCTTCCTTTCGAATTGCCTCTACAATGGGTTTTAAGGTCGAAAACGTTTTTTGATCGGCAAATTGAAATCCATGATCCGAGGTGATTTCGCCTGGTTTCACGGGAACGAGAGTGGCTTGGTCTGGTTTTGCTTTGAGTACTAGGTCTAAAAAACGTTCACTTGGTTCGCCTTCTATATTGTACTCTTTTTTAGAAATTCCTAATTTAGTAATTTTTTCGTTGTAAGTTCGTAAAAACTCCTGTAATTCGAATACATCTTGTTTGGTGATATGCCTTTCGTCCGAACGAGGGTGAACAGTGATCCCATGAGCACCTGAATCCAAGATGAGTTCTGACAGTTTCAGGACACTAGGAAGGGATCCTCCACGAGAATTGCGGAGAGTGGCGATCTTATTGACATTGACACTTAATTGGGTCATAGGAAAAAAAAAACTTTTCATTAATTTTCATCCAGGAGAAAACCGTCCAATTTCAAAAAGGTTGTCCCGTAACGGGGATTTCCAAAACTGTCAAAAGTACGTTTATGGTCGCAAAAAAAGCAGCAAAGAAGCAGGCTCCTCCCAAAAAAAAGGTCGTAGCCAAGGAAAAACCGAGTAAGGACGCCAAGTCCTCTTCCCCGAAGGAAGATAAAAAAAAGACCGTAGTTGGGTCGAAAGTCCCTGCTACCAAGGGGAAGGCTGTACCAGCTCCAAAAACTGCTACAGCTACCAAGGAGAAACCGACCCCACAAACCAAAGCGCCTGCT of the Leptospira biflexa serovar Patoc strain 'Patoc 1 (Paris)' genome contains:
- a CDS encoding S41 family peptidase, which codes for MKRFVYLLSFFTLLSFALPVGFISCEPEAKKAQNRETNFTYVDFETVIRTVDKLYIDKHINVNRAYTDAASFAFLSLPHPLYIYPESYFKEREKYDDKEDLWPGTTFKISPSDKFVVFDPDYAQVEKIQKEKRKKNENRKLSDAELKKLIEKEKLKKSVISARWEEINFSRKDFDRVVTYIQDNLEKYKTPVLKGLVELDGELPDDEEEDKKEFRMEQVFVAAANGYLNSLDPHSNVFLEEVWEESMSKISDGSFEGIGAILSGGGSREVIVENPLEGSPALKAGIRSGDNIVAVDGKLIKNLSLDKVVKKIKGPKATKVVLTISRKGNTGKIDIEVIRDKITIKNVTYHLVKENPQVAYIKLTGFVKPGNGEPPIDTQIADALAEMERTAKENGKPLKAVILDLRGNSGGYLDLAVDIADMFIEKGIIVSTRTPGRSDEEKPAKIKDITKLPLAILMNSKSASASEIVASAIQHHGRGILLGERTFGKATVQTLKKLDNNPNYLLKITNARYYSPSGKTIQVVGVSPDIEVSEEADGTFPFRYREEDMWNHLPLIPHEGVVKSRFNINAIKDYAKKNGKADTYLKEHSNDAIKPDYMLIRSLDYIEGMINTKS
- a CDS encoding pyridoxine 5'-phosphate synthase; this encodes MTQLSVNVNKIATLRNSRGGSLPSVLKLSELILDSGAHGITVHPRSDERHITKQDVFELQEFLRTYNEKITKLGISKKEYNIEGEPSERFLDLVLKAKPDQATLVPVKPGEITSDHGFQFADQKTFSTLKPIVEAIRKEGIRVSLFMETDFTFYDQVVALGAERIELYTGPFAHAFDLSEEKGKEIFTDYQRAAIEANKLGLAVNAGHDLDTNNLRVFAKLPYLKEVSIGHRLMAQSLVDGLETTVKSYLKVLSLGNETE